The following DNA comes from Cryobacterium psychrophilum.
GCAGTCAACGAGAACTGGTTGAGACAGTTCGTAAGGCCGGATCTTAGGATCCGGCCTTATCTCGTTAACGTGCGTCGGAAATGAACCCAGAAAAATTTCGGACTATTTGTCATCCTGATTCGGAAAGATTGCTTTCTCGATGATGATAATTACCCAGGCGACGGGGATCTCCACGCGGTTGATCGCCGACGACCGGTGGTGGGCGCACTGAAGGGCCGCCAGGAGGTGTCCCGGCGGCCCTTCAGGGGTGATTCAGAGGTGGATCAGACGGCGACGGCGGCGGGGTCCTCTGCGGGGGCGGCGACCTCGGCGGGTCCGACCGTGAGGATCTCCTTGAGCAGGAGATCGCTTGCCTCCTGGTCAGTCAGTCCCTGCGCGAGCGCGAGCTCCGAGACGAGGATCTGGCGTGCCTTTTCAAGCATCCGCTTCTCTCCGGCGGAGACGCCCTTGTCCTGGTCGCGGCGCCACAGGTCGCGAACGACCTCGCTGACGCGGTACACGCTGCCGCTGGCCATCTTCTCCTGGTTGGA
Coding sequences within:
- a CDS encoding CarD family transcriptional regulator, producing the protein MNIEIGETLVYPHHGAVTITALTSRTIKGEEKQFMTLNVHTSALTIQLPVDNVELVGVRDVIDAEGVQAVYAVLQNPFTEEPGNWSRRYKSNQEKMASGSVYRVSEVVRDLWRRDQDKGVSAGEKRMLEKARQILVSELALAQGLTDQEASDLLLKEILTVGPAEVAAPAEDPAAVAV